Proteins encoded in a region of the Streptomyces sp. NBC_00258 genome:
- a CDS encoding pectate lyase, with protein sequence MTSRVEPERRARHRRRTGRRRAVVGGLSAFALTGAAIVTSTMMSSSASAATTWPTANGSEAVSATIPVSGTRDGGMKRYYGSGDLAGDGQEEGQDPIFRLADGATLKNVIIGKPGADGIHCQGSCNLQNVWWEDVGEDAATFRGGNSATYTVYGGGAKKAADKVFQHNGGGKLVVSKFAAQDFKTLYRSCGNCSTQYKRTSIFNTVEVTAPGSRLVGINTNYGDTAALRGITIIGDSGKKIVPCQKYIGNNTGAEPPTNGSGPDGTHCNYTTSDLTYQ encoded by the coding sequence CAGGACCGGCCGGAGGCGTGCCGTCGTAGGCGGGCTCTCCGCGTTCGCCCTGACCGGAGCCGCCATCGTCACCAGCACGATGATGTCCTCGTCGGCGAGCGCCGCCACCACCTGGCCGACCGCCAACGGCAGCGAGGCCGTCTCCGCGACGATCCCCGTGTCGGGGACCCGGGACGGCGGAATGAAGCGCTACTACGGCAGCGGCGATCTGGCCGGTGACGGCCAGGAGGAGGGCCAGGACCCGATCTTCCGGCTCGCCGACGGCGCGACGCTGAAGAACGTCATCATCGGCAAGCCGGGCGCCGACGGCATCCACTGCCAGGGCAGCTGCAATCTGCAGAACGTGTGGTGGGAGGACGTCGGCGAGGACGCGGCCACCTTCCGGGGCGGCAACTCGGCCACCTACACCGTGTACGGCGGCGGCGCGAAGAAGGCCGCGGACAAGGTCTTCCAGCACAACGGCGGCGGCAAGCTCGTCGTCTCCAAGTTCGCCGCCCAGGACTTCAAGACCCTCTACCGCTCGTGCGGCAACTGCTCGACGCAGTACAAGCGCACCTCGATCTTCAACACCGTCGAGGTGACCGCGCCGGGTTCACGGCTGGTCGGCATCAACACCAACTACGGCGACACCGCGGCCCTGCGGGGCATCACGATCATCGGCGACAGCGGCAAGAAGATCGTGCCGTGCCAGAAGTACATCGGCAACAACACCGGTGCCGAGCCGCCGACGAACGGCTCGGGGCCCGACGGCACGCACTGCAACTACACCACCTCCGACCTCACCTACCAGTGA